In Naumovozyma castellii chromosome 1, complete genome, one DNA window encodes the following:
- the NCAS0A06270 gene encoding putative cystathionine gamma-synthase (ancestral locus Anc_4.354) translates to MDFDSVEDTHPRVLLNASVKRLCDVLKDKYAKENETCLCFPSYAVAKRCREYITIKASLLDEETTRPPKVRILQLATSKPMDDNERCWKRECKIAVVFVKDTYRPLLREYWRLAGEIISGRLAEYVMHELFMVEKSTKVLHTDDESISKPLINEKEEFIESRFGRSLNFTFAERASDLIKKRITRKVVDSDLEIESENNHFDDSHDHYMGDYHDNDDGSMPMFLDTDVSNLQHGFEEQYAIHSTIPPEPIDMDNERPTTPTNGHIASTASPNIATEERDGETEHTSSRLCVNPDTDVYLFTSGMASLFTAHRLLLNFDSQRVDRLRSSVSASEDASINSNVTNNNGNARVIGYGSPYKKTAMFGFPYVDTLQMLKKFNHTHFLPFYDSKSLQDLQTILHSGEQILAVFIEAPSNPLLQMCDLIELQKLSEIYGFFIVVDETIGGFVNLDGLFHADIVCSSLTKVFNGDSNVIAGSMVLNPKSKIYEFAQQFLNGPDGVTDSIWCEDLIYLEKNSRDFVAKTLRINYTTEYLLDNVFKPHVGKLFKRIYYPSQNSEEIKQNYEAIKCKKDGGYGGVFSVTFFQLDQAKVFFNNLKLTKQITLGNNSTTVCPYTMLKHKDELERVKEYGLEDNLIRVCVGLENKNTLRDIFQFAIDKALQI, encoded by the coding sequence ATGGACTTTGATTCAGTGGAGGACACACATCCGAGAGTTTTGTTGAATGCATCTGTGAAGAGGCTTTGTGATGTGTTGAAAGATAAGTATGCCAAGGAGAACGAGACTTGTCTTTGCTTCCCATCATATGCTGTGGCTAAACGGTGTAGAGAATACATTACGATTAAGGCCTCATTACTGGATGAGGAAACTACACGGCCTCCCAAGGTGAGAATTTTGCAATTGGCAACTTCGAAGCCCATGGACGATAATGAAAGATGTTGGAAACGTGAGTGTAAGATTGCCGTGGTCTTCGTAAAGGATACGTACCGTCCTTTATTGAGAGAGTATTGGAGGTTGGCGGGTGAGATTATTTCAGGGAGATTGGCTGAATATGTCATGCATGAATTATTCATGGTGGAGAAGTCTACAAAAGTATTGCACACGGACGATGAAAGCATAAGTAAACCACTAATTAACGAAAAGGAGGAATTTATTGAATCTAGATTTGGTAgatctttgaatttcacATTTGCTGAAAGAGCTAGTGATTTAATTAAGAAGAGAATTACTAGAAAAGTGGTGGATTCAGATctagaaattgaaagtgaaaatAATCATTTTGATGATTCTCATGATCATTATATGGGTGATTACCacgataatgatgatggttCAATGCCAATGTTTTTAGATACAGATGTATCAAATTTACAACATGGATTTGAGGAACAATATGCCATACATTCCACAATTCCACCAGAACCAATAGATATGGATAATGAAAGACCGACTACTCCCACCAATGGTCATATTGCATCAACAGCTTCTCCCAATATTGCCACTGAAGAACGTGATGGCGAAACTGAACATACTAGTTCAAGACTTTGCGTGAACCCTGATACAGATGTGTACCTATTTACTAGTGGTATGGCATCCCTCTTTACTGCTCATAGATTATTGTTAAATTTTGATTCACAAAGGGTAGACAGATTAAGATCGTCAGTTTCTGCTTCAGAGGATGCCTCCATTAATTCAAACGTGACTAACAATAACGGCAACGCAAGGGTAATTGGTTATGGTTCACCATATAAGAAAACTGCAATGTTTGGATTTCCCTATGTTGATACTCTACAAATGctaaaaaaatttaaccATACGCATTTTCTCCCCTTCTATGATTCTAAGTCACTACAGGATCTTCAAACAATCTTACATTCAGGTGAACAAATCCTTGCCGTCTTTATAGAGGCACCATCGAACCCACTTTTACAAATGTGCGATCTGATTGAATTACAAAAACTGTCAGAGATATATGGATTTTTCATCGTTGTAGATGAAACCATTGGTGGATTTGTCAACTTGGATGGATTATTCCATGCCGATATTGTTTGCTCTTCTTTAACGAAGGTATTTAATGGTGATTCTAACGTAATTGCAGGATCCATGGTTTTGAATCCAAAAAGCAAAATATATGAGTTTGCCCAACAATTCTTAAATGGGCCTGATGGTGTTACAGACTCCATTTGGTGTGAAGATCTAATATATTTAGagaaaaattcaagagATTTCGTGGCAAAGACGTTGAGGATTAATTATACCACGGAATATTTGTTGGATAATGTCTTTAAACCACATGTAGggaaattattcaagagAATTTATTATCCTTCCCAGAATTCTGAGGAAATCAAACAAAATTATGAGGCTATCAAATGTAAGAAGGATGGTGGTTACGGTGGTGTATTTTCAGTGACATTCTTCCAATTAGACCAAGCAAAggttttcttcaataatttgaaattgactAAACAAATTACTTTGGGAAACAATTCCACGACGGTTTGTCCCTACACTATGTTAAAGcataaagatgaattagaGAGGGTAAAAGAGTACGGTTTGGAAGATAACTTGATAAGAGTATGTGTAGGAttagaaaacaaaaatacaTTACGggatattttccaatttgcAATTGATAAAGCATTGCAAATATAA
- the LNP1 gene encoding Lnp1p (ancestral locus Anc_4.357), which yields MFSAIGRAIGFKDASSSKNLVQKYTQDLSEITSQIHELERTLQSRQQLLNSFQSYLTYYGSSIIVCLVAYFYWSQTLMQVRSITWFILSLGLLVGIKLMSYKVDTWLRGRQQRRLSKLRAVHQQKLDKLKQDTNFHETNSIIQRFSSGANQSEDAMTLMDEELKLKYDELNNLKNELHQLQLENGKDAQNEKSKKKNDIWFDKVIGVLAGGNDLSNIPKPVICSNCKRHAGSYRLINKPLQYVCPFCGVTTTDKAESPTIEHSSQESTKTNVKEL from the coding sequence ATGTTCAGTGCCATTGGAAGAGCCATTGGCTTTAAGGATGCTTCTTCAAGCAAGAACCTTGTACAGAAATATACACAAGATTTATCAGAAATTACGTCTCAAATTCACGAATTGGAAAGGACTTTACAAAGCAGACAACAGCTACTGAATTCGTTCCAATCGTATTTGACTTACTACGGTAGTTCTATAATAGTATGTCTTGTGGCATATTTTTATTGGAGTCAGACTTTGATGCAGGTGCGATCGATTACTTGGTTTATTCTAAGCCTGGGATTGCTCGTTGGCATTAAATTGATGAGTTATAAAGTGGACACATGGTTGAGGGGGCGCCAACAGAGGAGATTAAGCAAGTTACGTGCAGTTCATCAACAGAAGTTGgataaattgaaacaagATACTAATTTCCATGAAACGAATTCCATCATTCAAAGGTTTTCCTCTGGTGCAAATCAATCTGAAGACGCAATGACTTTGATGGATGAAGAGTTGAAACTGAAATATGACGAATTGAACAActtgaaaaatgaattacaTCAACTACAATTGGAGAACGGTAAGGATGCTCAGAATGAGAAAtctaagaagaaaaatgatatCTGGTTTGATAAAGTTATTGGTGTACTTGCCGGCGGTAATGACTTGAGTAATATTCCAAAACCTGTCATATGTTCCAATTGTAAGAGACATGCTGGAAGTTATAGgttaataaataaacctCTACAGTATGTGTGCCCTTTTTGTGGGGTCACTACAACAGATAAAGCTGAATCCCCTACAATTGAACATTCATCGCAGGAGAGCACTAAAACTAATGTTAAAGAATTGTAA
- the EGD2 gene encoding Egd2p (ancestral locus Anc_4.358) produces the protein MSAIPANSNVTILNKNEKKARELIGKLGLKQIPGIIRVAFRKKNNEIIAIEKPEVYRSAGGNYVVFGEPKVDDFTQKLAAAQQQAQDTGILPSASDVATKSPEDIQADMQAAAASGPVEEVEEEGEVDATGLSEADIDLVMQQTNTTKNKAVKALKDHNGDIVNAIMSLSK, from the coding sequence ATGTCCGCCATCCCAGCCAACTCCAACGTCACCATCTTGAACAAGAACGAAAAGAAAGCCAGAGAATTGATCGGCAAATTAGGTTTGAAGCAAATTCCAGGTATTATTAGAGTTGCCTTcagaaagaagaacaacGAAATCATTGCCATTGAAAAGCCAGAAGTTTACAGATCTGCCGGTGGTAACTACGTTGTCTTCGGTGAACCAAAGGTCGATGACTTCACTCAAAAGCTAGCTGCTGCTCAACAACAAGCTCAAGATACCGGTATCTTGCCAAGTGCTTCTGATGTCGCTACTAAGTCTCCAGAAGACATCCAAGCTGATATGCAAGCTGCTGCTGCCTCTGGTCcagttgaagaagttgaagaagaaggtgaagTTGATGCTACTGGTTTATCCGAAGctgatattgatttggtTATGCAACAAACTAACACTACCAAGAATAAGGCTGTTAAGGCTTTGAAGGATCACAATGGTGATATCGTCAATGCTATCATGTCCTTGTCTAAATAA
- the TDA9 gene encoding Tda9p (ancestral locus Anc_4.351), with translation MEQAVPSTVSRKRDLSALSTSEEYTGSTRVALNGEVETPLQSTQSITPAPLANVMPIPKKSRVIKTDKPRPFLCPTCTRGFVRQEHLKRHQRSHTNEKPFLCVFCGRCFARRDLVLRHQHKLHAALIGNELQQNLSNQLDVTHEDIIDKHIVKVTGNKATILPTPTNPMAKSAAQLKKEARDAAKIKRRYSVKTNSRDGSRKNSISNPISVSPMQRSVSSLIGNEETKSTSVAFQEPMSSIQRPLSSTSVTAATISKRHASFSAASAFTYVQDNNNNNAHDQQQINKNEFQFPADIPHQVGFSTPQLSAQQLIEKVTESGVAFESLDMPPFFTLDDPLNSMGMGNDSKIQFNENFNFNEVVSGNYNNNNNNSERLTVADNTNRHAQLNLNSGTATNPGNVVPTDSYLFTPFMLSDFLTMSSSFGGASGFTKPDLNNSNLDYFNYHDTATTSSNTTPYPPSFDNFIPERISSLTPIGATLNNNHNMNINVPIPTFAIQGTHQPMHPNPSPQPFYSKQILPHQVPKSHFVNSPPSNQLSQQRQPGMVSEHSNPHKVPGSSGMEKRWLNDFVSDSNSNLEPNFKLNLEHFNDIGFINTPIPSQQHTLTPLPLTSNPLSRQPSNSANHSSAHSQVQESKKNQNYYSDPTQREGRNITPISSSITPVVERINKLDDKNENNHDAATLTYNVSSLFTSRQIDLFKETLKSKKADRTNDKEKDDNAKYQQTNNTKLRFFDEKLRDSIIKENNLTSSLFPTVEELNNYVDLYQTEFHYYFPILHFHSIQFNMDNYPLLLSIVMCGAIYGFHSTHAKLLSNIISVHIKRFLGEQSNNYQSTPLWLIQSLVLLTFSGIFNNDVKVVMNMKGHLMTLVQLVKVTKLNFPLENFIKPPIESDHTLAFQDDPTELAKLQGQYKTEEQIERNFNYFILAQTRIRICHTILILSNFFTSVTGIDCCFHSIDLKCGIPCYHEVLYLAEDSEIWSFYLNKFNIELDSKFSLIELSNGDGSYENCLMYLANGSQFLYENTKISFRTLLSLLISIHEKIYIERTALRQSGADNSKNDRAGQVYGIKWKMNSRPIIASMLKCWEALYIKNGGILIPNKDNVAMIRSNPSMRLIIPLHLLAKIRKCLDLSFVMDLIWIQDWNQMNEKLQTFSYDWEALHEATTYSLNVIEFWIDTISTSSNIRTPIISMTCIFTSILIVSEYLKLIETWATSCLSSNNKNITAANFKVADRIQWLKAFQISKTIENRLLLSGCKIQTYSEFLELPKDRPNTMLDDEFVQKILKPDCDIQDTMQLLKKTKVSIRYLYLGVRVLGDSPVWPISLTFANALQSRAIYVLKKEQEQ, from the coding sequence ATGGAACAAGCAGTTCCCAGCACCGTTTCTCGTAAGAGGGACCTTTCTGCATTATCTACTTCCGAAGAATACACTGGAAGTACTCGGGTGGCTCTAAATGGTGAAGTAGAAACGCCACTACAATCAACTCAATCTATAACTCCTGCTCCTTTGGCAAATGTAATGCCCATACCGAAGAAATCGAGAGTCATTAAGACAGACAAACCAAGACCATTTCTTTGTCCCACCTGTACTAGAGGCTTTGTCAGACAAgaacatttgaaaagacATCAACGATCACATACAAATGAAAAACCATTCCTTTGTGTGTTTTGTGGGAGATGTTTTGCAAGAAGAGATCTGGTATTGAGACATCAACATAAGTTGCATGCTGCTTTAATTGGGAATGAATTACAACAGAACTTGTCAAATCAGTTAGATGTCACTCATGAGGACATCATTGATAAACATATTGTTAAAGTGACAGGTAATAAGGCAACTATTCTTCCGACACCAACAAATCCAATGGCGAAATCTGCCGCACAGTTAAAGAAGGAGGCAAGAGATGCAGCAAAAATAAAGAGAAGGTATAGTGTAAAGACAAATTCGAGGGATGGTAGCAGGAAGAACTCAATATCTAATCCAATTTCTGTTTCACCTATGCAGCGTAGTGTCAGTTCATTAATCGGCAATGAAGAAACTAAGTCTACAAGCGTAGCTTTCCAAGAACCTATGTCGTCAATACAACGTCCATTATCCTCTACATCAGTAACTGCCGCTACGATAAGTAAGAGACATGCCTCCTTTTCAGCAGCAAGTGCATTTACATATGTTCAggataataacaataataacgCACATGACCAACAACAGATCAATAAGAatgaatttcaatttcctgCTGATATTCCACATCAAGTTGGTTTTTCTACACCTCAATTATCTGCGCAACAGcttattgaaaaggttACAGAATCAGGTGTAGCGTTTGAATCACTTGATATGCCTCCTTTCTTTACTTTAGATGATCCGCTAAACAGTATGGGGATGGGAAATGATTCAaagattcaatttaatgaaaattttaattttaatgagGTGGTCTCCGgtaattataataataataataataatagtgaACGTCTTACAGTTGCTGATAATACTAATCGTCATGCTCAGCTCAATTTGAATAGTGGAACCGCTACGAATCCTGGAAATGTGGTGCCAACAGATTCCTATTTGTTTACACCATTCATGTTATCTGATTTTTTAACAATGAGTTCTTCATTTGGTGGTGCCAGTGGTTTTACAAAACCAGATcttaataattccaatttagattattttaattatCATGATACCGCAACAACATCTTCGAATACTACTCCCTATCCACCATCATTTGATAACTTTATACCAGAAAGGATTAGCTCTCTCACACCTATTGGGGCTacattgaataataatcaCAACATGAATATTAATGTGCCAATTCCTACATTTGCGATTCAAGGAACCCATCAACCAATGCATCCAAACCCATCTCCACAACCTTTCTATTCAAAGCAAATATTACCCCATCAAGTACCTAAATCACACTTTGTAAATTCCCCACCAAGTAATCAGCTATCACAACAACGACAACCGGGCATGGTTTCGGAGCATTCCAACCCCCATAAAGTACCTGGTAGTTCTGGCATGGAAAAACGTTGGTTGAATGACTTCGTCTCGGACTCCAACTCAAATTTAGAAccaaattttaaattaaaCCTGGAACACTTTAATGATATTGGCTTTATTAATACCCCTATTCCATCTCAACAGCATACATTAACTCCATTACCACTTACATCAAATCCATTATCTCGCCAACCTAGCAATAGTGCCAACCATAGTTCGGCTCATTCGCAGGTTCAAGAATCAAAAAAGAACCAAAACTATTATTCCGACCCAACCCAAAGAGAGGGACGAAATATCACACCTATTTCTTCAAGCATTACACCCGTagttgaaagaattaataaaCTCGATgacaaaaatgaaaataatcaTGATGCTGCGACACTTACTTACAATGTTTCTAGTTTATTCACGTCAAGACAAATAGATTTGTTCAAGGAAACCTTGAAATCCAAGAAAGCTGATCGTACAaatgataaagaaaaggatGATAACGCCAAATATCAACAAACTAATAATACTAAACTTCGATTTTTTGACGAAAAACTACGTGATTCTATTATTAAGGAAAACAATTTGACATCTTCGTTGTTCCCCACTGTTGAAGAGTTAAACAATTATGTGGATTTGTATCAAACggaatttcattattattttccaatcttACATTTCCATTCCATTCAGTTCAATATGGACAATTATCCTTTACTTTTATCCATTGTTATGTGTGGTGCTATTTATGGGTTTCATTCTACTCATGCGAAATTGTTATCTAACATCATTTCGGTTCATATTAAGAGGTTTTTAGGAGAGCAAAGTAATAACTACCAATCAACGCCCCTTTGGTTGATCCAAAGTTTGGTCCTTTTAACGTTTAGTggtattttcaataatgatgtAAAAGTTGTAATGAATATGAAAGGACATCTAATGACGTTGGTTCAATTGGTAAAGGTaacaaaattgaatttccccttagaaaattttatcaaaCCACCAATTGAGAGTGACCATACTTTGGCGTTCCAGGATGATCCAACTGAATTGGCCAAATTACAGGGACAATACAAGACAGAAGAACAGATAGAAAggaatttcaattattttatcCTGGCTCAAACAAGAATTAGAATATGTCATACAATCTTAAtcctttccaattttttcacCTCTGTGACAGGAATCGACTGTTGTTTCCATTctattgatttgaaatgtGGGATTCCATGTTATCATGAGGTTCTATATCTAGCTGAGGACTCTGAAATTTGGTCGTTCTATTTAAACAAGTTTAATATTGAACTagattccaaattttctttaattgaattatcAAACGGAGATGGGTCTTATGAGAATTGTTTGATGTATTTGGCTAATGGAAGTCAATTTTTGTATGAGAATActaaaatttcatttagaACTTTATTGTCATTGTTGATTTCTATTCATGAGAAGATATACATTGAAAGAACAGCATTGAGACAAAGTGGAGCAGATAACAGCAAAAATGACAGGGCTGGGCAAGTATATGGTAttaaatggaaaatgaacTCTAGACCTATCATTGCTTCAATGCTAAAATGTTGGGAAGCActatatataaaaaatgGTGGGATActaattccaaataaagATAATGTGGCAATGATAAGATCAAATCCATCCATGAGATTAATAATTCCTCTGCACTTATTAGCCAAGATTAGAAAATGTCTTGATTTGTCCTTTGTAATGGATTTGATATGGATTCAGGATTGGAATCAAATGAACGAAAAATTACAAACATTCTCTTACGATTGGGAGGCTCTACATGAAGCAACAACATATTCGTTGAATGTTATAGAATTCTGGATCGACACAATTTCTACGTCCAGCAATATAAGAACACCGATTATATCAATGACTTGTATCTTCACTTCTATATTAATCGTATCCGAATATCTGAAATTGATAGAAACTTGGGCCACTTCGTGTCtttcttctaataataagaatataaCCGCTGCCAATTTCAAGGTGGCAGATAGAATTCAATGGTTAAAGGCATTCCAAATAAGcaaaacaattgaaaacaGATTGCTCTTATCCGGTTGCAAGATTCAAACGTATTCAGAATTTTTAGAACTACCAAAAGATCGACCAAACACCATGCTAGATGATGAGTTCGtgcaaaaaatattgaaaccGGACTGTGACATTCAGGACACAATGCAActgttgaagaaaactAAAGTTTCGATAAGGTATCTTTATTTAGGTGTTCGTGTTCTTGGCGATTCTCCTGTCTGGCCAATATCATTAACATTCGCTAACGCATTACAATCAAGGGCCATTTACGTTTTAAAAAAAGAGCAAGAACAATAG
- the CTF8 gene encoding Ctf8p (ancestral locus Anc_4.356), translating to MPSVTIDSLQIQQLFQSPARQTSIRTPLGTAMLEIQGDLQIEANPQEENATVRFGQLQIQDKQATLFIGTKQRLLGQLVALDPPLGLMKFDKETQKVQLMDFIEWKVLFKDRPLPIM from the coding sequence ATGCCCTCCGTTACGATAGACTCCTTGCAAATCCAACAACTGTTCCAATCTCCCGCAAGACAGACCTCCATAAGGACCCCCCTGGGGACCGCTATGCTGGAGATCCAAGGAGACCTTCAAATAGAGGCCAATCCACAAGAGGAAAACGCGACTGTGAGGTTCGGTCAATTACAGATACAAGACAAGCAAGCCACGCTGTTCATTGGGACCAAACAGCGACTTCTGGGTCAACTAGTGGCGTTGGACCCTCCCCTGGGGTTAATGAAGTTCGATAAGGAGACGCAGAAGGTGCAATTGATGGATTTCATTGAGTGGAAAGTGCTGTTTAAAGATAGACCATTGCCCATAATGTGA
- the ATP18 gene encoding F1F0 ATP synthase subunit i (ancestral locus Anc_4.353): MKRFPTPIVKPLWPFFIAAAVTYYGVSKFADAYGNTDEYINDPRNPRFAKGGKIVDLTKNKETMEE; encoded by the coding sequence ATGAAGAGATTTCCAACCCCAATTGTGAAACCATTATGGCCATTTTTCATAGCAGCTGCAGTGACATATTACGGTGTCTCCAAATTTGCTGACGCATATGGTAACACTGATGAGTATATCAATGATCCAAGAAATCCAAGATTCGCTAAGGGTGGAAAGATTGTAGATTTGACAAAGAATAAGGAAACAATGGAGGAATGA